In one window of Nostoc sp. UHCC 0870 DNA:
- a CDS encoding alpha/beta fold hydrolase, whose product MTITENLILPGLGIAAIGLFAGIFYQAASEAIDRRRYPPQGELVDIGGFRLHINCMGQGTPTVVMDAGAGSPSITWGLVPSEIAKFTRVCIYDRAGFGWSEPNLRVSRTSQQSVDELHTLLNKAEIKPPYILVGHSLGGANMRLYANQYQEDVVGLVLVDSVHENQMTSETWKRMKRELFS is encoded by the coding sequence ATGACCATCACGGAAAACTTGATCCTGCCTGGGCTAGGCATTGCCGCAATTGGATTATTTGCGGGGATTTTCTATCAAGCAGCGAGTGAAGCCATTGATCGACGTAGGTATCCTCCACAAGGTGAACTTGTAGATATTGGGGGATTTCGTTTACATATAAACTGTATGGGGCAGGGTACACCAACTGTTGTCATGGATGCTGGTGCTGGATCTCCATCAATCACATGGGGCTTAGTTCCATCTGAAATTGCTAAATTTACCCGTGTCTGCATTTACGATAGAGCGGGTTTTGGTTGGAGTGAACCCAATCTCAGGGTATCACGTACCAGCCAGCAGAGCGTTGATGAATTGCATACACTTCTGAATAAAGCTGAGATTAAGCCTCCTTACATTTTGGTTGGACACTCGTTGGGTGGAGCCAATATGCGGCTATATGCAAATCAATATCAGGAAGATGTGGTTGGATTAGTGTTGGTCGATTCTGTGCATGAAAATCAGATGACATCCGAAACATGGAAACGCATGAAAAGGGAACTTTTTTCTTAG